From the genome of Nocardia mangyaensis:
TATCATAGTGGGTCGGCGAGCGAGATGACGTCCACGCACGATCAAATTGAGCGATACGAATCGAGGAAAGGGCGGCCATGACAGAGCCGGACTCTGCCGCGGCCGATCCGCGCACCGTAGCCGACGAGCAGGCCGATCCTCGGCTGGCGCGGTCCCGCAACCGGTTGCTCGACGCGGCCAGTCATCTGCTGTCCACCGGCGGGGTCGAAGCGGTCACAGTCGATGCCGTCACCCGCGTGTCGAAGGTCGCGCGCGCCACTCTCTATCGACACTTCGGCAGCACCACCCAACTGCTCGCGGCAACTTTCGAACGGTTGCTTCCCCATGTCGACACACCGACCGGCGACGGGCCCGTGCGCGATCAACTCATCGCGCTACTCACTACTCAGGCGGACCTCGTAGAACAAGCCCCAGTGCAGATGACCACGCTGGCCTGGCTGGCTATGGGAACGATCGGTGACGACCACACCGACCCGGCAGCGGTCACCTCGCTGCGTGCCCGCGTCATCGAGCAATATCGCCAACCGTTCGACCGGATCCTCACCGGCCCCGACGCGCGGGCGATGCTCGGCGAGTTCGACACCACCTTCGCCATCATCGAACTCCTCGGCCCGATCGTGTTCGCGCGCCTCACCGGACTACGCACCATCGATCATGACGACTGCGCCCAACTGGTCGACAACTTTCTCGCTACCCGCCCAAGGGTCGCGGTCGGAAACGGGACCGACCGTCGATCAGTGCCAGTGACCGAATACCCGCCCGTGGATAACGGGTGAGCCGCTTCGAAGCAGGCCGACAAGATCAAGTACCCAGCTCACCGGCGATCCCCTCCACCTAGCGGGTAAGACCGTCGGTTCGGCACCGATCGTCGCCTTCTCGTCAACACCGGCCCTGGATGCGGGGCACGATCGATTCGTGCTGCAGTCCTGCATCGCAATGTAACTGGCTCAGTTAGGGCTGGCTAACCGAGTCGATGCGCTTCACGATTGAGAGACTCGACTCCGTCCATCTCATGCCCAGCCGTCACCGGCAGGATCCTGGTGGCAACGCGCTGAGATCATTCAGACCGGTGCCGACTCACTACTCGCCGTGTTAGGTGTTGGCTACGCCGCTGATAGCCGTTGGCTGCAGCAACGAGTTCGGCAAAGTTCTGCACGGTTTCGGCAAAGTCGCCAGTTTTTTGTCATATGCCGCAGCGGGTTCCTGCCTGGCGCCAGCCCCAACCGATCTGCACCAGATCGCGCAGACTCCATCCACCAGCGACGGGACGGGTGGTGCTATTCGTGTCGAAATTCGCTGGGAGAGCGACCGGTCCATCGCTTGAAGGCGTGCGAGAAGTTCGCGAGGTCGCTATATCCGAGATCGGCAGCTATCTCACTCACCGACATCGATCGGTCGAGTAGCCGCAGCATCGCACGGTCACGCAGAAATGATTCGCGCAACTCGCGAAAGGTGGTCCCCTCCTCGGATAGGCGCCGCTTGAGTGTGCTAGTCGATATCGACAGCTCGTGTGCGACCCAGTCTTTACTCCGCTTTCCAGGATCTTCCTCC
Proteins encoded in this window:
- a CDS encoding TetR/AcrR family transcriptional regulator, encoding MTEPDSAAADPRTVADEQADPRLARSRNRLLDAASHLLSTGGVEAVTVDAVTRVSKVARATLYRHFGSTTQLLAATFERLLPHVDTPTGDGPVRDQLIALLTTQADLVEQAPVQMTTLAWLAMGTIGDDHTDPAAVTSLRARVIEQYRQPFDRILTGPDARAMLGEFDTTFAIIELLGPIVFARLTGLRTIDHDDCAQLVDNFLATRPRVAVGNGTDRRSVPVTEYPPVDNG